TTCCTCCATCGTCTCGCCTACCCCAATCATCAGACTGGACTTCGTCGGAATGCTCGGCTGGAATTCCTTCGCCTTTTTCAACAGTTCCAGCGTCCGATCGTATTTGGCTCTTGCCCGTACGCGATCTGACATTCGGCGAACCGCCTCAATGTTGTGGTTTAGTACGTCAGGCTTTGCATCCATGACCACTTTTAGCGCATCCCAGTTCCCCATAAAATCGGGAATCAATACTTCTACGGAGGCAAACGGCAGTCGACGACGAATCGCACGGATCGTATCGGCAAAAATCTGTGCGCCTCCATCTGCCAAATCATCACGAGCAACGGAAGTCACAACGACATGCTTCAAACGCATTTGTTCGGCTGCTTCTGCTACACGTTCTGGTTCGGCTGTATCCAGCTCCGTAGGTAGTCCAGTTTTTACTGCACAAAACCGACAGGCACGGGTACATATATCACCCAAAATCATGAAAGTTGCTGTACCGCTTGCCCAGCATTCGTGAATGTTGGGGCATTTTGCTTCTTCACAAACGGTATGTAGCGTCTTCGTGCGCATGGTTTGCTTAAGCTCTTTAAAGCTGGCTAGTTCTGATCCTGAAACAAGGTTGATCTTGAGCCACTCCGGCTTGCGTTGCGTCATAGGGCTCACTCCTCATGTGACATCATGGTACAAGACAATAACAATCTCCATTATAGAGGTTGGATTTCGGAGGGGCAACCTCTTTCCTCCCCCGGAAACAATTACCCGATCCGATGCACGGCATGGCGGTTCCCTTTATGAAGCAATGGCCCAAGTATGCGCAGCTCTCGCTCATGACAGGTGAAAAGAAACACTTGATGTTCTTGTGCCAGCATCGCGATATAGTCAAGCGTTCGATGCAGACGCTCTTCATCATAATGGACAAAATGATCATCGAAAAAGAGCGGCAATGGCTCCGACTGCTTGGCATGATGCACCAATGCCAAGCGCTGGGCAAGGTATAGCTGATCGGCGGTCCCAGTGGAACATTGAGCCTGTTCGAGCACCATTTGGTTGGTCGGATCTAGCAAACGAACGGCAAATCCGTCACGCGGATCGAGTCTGACATCCCGATACGCTCCCCCTGTAATATGCCCGATGATCTCCGAAGCCTGCTGATTCACAGCGGGTGTGCTATCTCGTTGCCATTCCC
This genomic stretch from Brevibacillus brevis harbors:
- the lipA gene encoding lipoyl synthase, which encodes MTQRKPEWLKINLVSGSELASFKELKQTMRTKTLHTVCEEAKCPNIHECWASGTATFMILGDICTRACRFCAVKTGLPTELDTAEPERVAEAAEQMRLKHVVVTSVARDDLADGGAQIFADTIRAIRRRLPFASVEVLIPDFMGNWDALKVVMDAKPDVLNHNIEAVRRMSDRVRARAKYDRTLELLKKAKEFQPSIPTKSSLMIGVGETMEEIIETMDDLRAVDVNIMTIGQYLQPTKKHLNVEKFYHPDEFARLKDEGMKRGFSHVESGPLVRSSYHAHEQASAAKETIAKESMPKAQ